Proteins from one Juglans microcarpa x Juglans regia isolate MS1-56 chromosome 6S, Jm3101_v1.0, whole genome shotgun sequence genomic window:
- the LOC121236954 gene encoding glutamic acid-rich protein-like, with translation MASETLEDKKPEEETPAQEDNQQAPALEDNEQATAQEDSEQAPAQEVKTDLKPDAQQGNEDDKEEEAGEAKKELEDPELPEKEAKDEQPEEKNVEAGGEESKEVEKGEASKKGKRGGRRGSSKKDLSEPKKKPSQESADEENKEPVTPASERPTRERKTVERFSVSSPSRSAKSSAGKGLSIEKGRGTQLKDIPNVAFKLSKRKTDDNLQMLHTILFGKKAKAQILKRNIGQFSGYVWTENEEKQRVKVKEKIDKCVKEKLMDFCDVLNIPINKSGVKKDELSAKLLEFLESPHATTDILLADKEQKGQKRRRKVTPSRLEIPGEAVEPQPKKRKTSKVARKQKQPSKEEEDDEVDEKVESSDGNDESHHDDDNDTEADNGSDHEETKSDEDEDEDEDKEKEMSKSSSKKVRKDGSVKKVTQKPIPVRKATPAKTVKSPAKSPKLSTSAVKRGANDADGSHSKSKVSTSKKQKVEKESTKNVKEKDTRKKHPSKSRAKVSTKDQGKGKTSKKAKAEPSREEMHAVVVEIVKKVDFNTATLSDILRQLGAHFSVDLMHRKAEVKDIITDVINNMSDEEDEGEEEAEENAEEAGDDTDKDDD, from the exons ATGGCTTCCGAAACCCTAGAGGACAAGAAGCCCGAGGAGGAAACTCCGGCTCAGGAAGACAACCAGCAAGCTCCCGCGCTGGAAGACAACGAGCAAGCCACTGCACAGGAAGACAGCGAGCAAGCTCCGGCGCAAGAAGTCAAGACAGACCTCAAGCCCGATGCACAACAAGGTAACGAAGacgataaagaagaagaagcgggAGAAGCGAAGAAAGAGCTAGAAGATCCGGAACTTCCCGAGAAAGAGGCCAAAGATGAACAACCTGAGGAGAAAAATGTTGAAGCTGGAGGCGAAGAGAGTAAGGAGGTGGAGAAAGGTGAAGCCAGCAAGAAGGGAAAGAGAGGAGGTCGAAGAGGGAGCTCGAAGAAGGACCTGAGCGAGCCGAAGAAGAAGCCGAGCCAGGAGTCCGCTGACGAGGAGAACAAAGAGCCTGTTACCCCTGCGAGTGAGAGGCCGACCAGGGAGAGGAAAACGGTTGAGAGGTTCTCCGTTTCCTCGCCCAGTAGGTCTGCCAAGTCTTCTGCGGGCAAAGGTTTGTCGATTGAGAAG GGTCGCGGTACGCAGCTTAAAGATATTCCAAATG TGGCTTTCAAGTTGTCCAAGAGAAAAACTGATGACAACCTGCAAATGCTTCATACAATACTTTTTGGAAAGAAAGCTAAG GCACaaattttaaagagaaatatagGCCAGTTTTCAGGCTATGTGTGGACTGAGAATGAG GAAAAGCAACGGGTAAAGGTAAAGGAGAAGATTGACAAGTGTGTTAAGGAAAAGCTGATGGATTTCTGTGATGTGCTTAATATTCCAATAAATAAGTCTGGTGTGAAGAAG GATGAGCTCTCTGCAAAGTTATTAGAGTTTTTGGAATCCCCACATGCAACAACTGACATTTTGCTTGCTGATAAGGAGCAG AAAGGTCAAAAGCGTAGGAGAAAGGTAACACCAAGCAGACTTGAAATCCCTGGAGAAGCTGTAGAACCACAACCCAAG AAACGGAAAACATCTAAAGTTGCAAGAAAGCAAAAGCAGCCTTCTAAagaggaggaagatgatgagGTTGATGAGAAAGTTGAATCTTCTGATGGAAACGATGAATCTCATCATGATGATGACAATGATACAGAGGCAGATAATGGAAGTGATCATGAAGAAACAAAAtctgatgaagatgaagatgaagatgaagataaagaaAAGGAGATGTCTAAAAGTTCATCCAAAAAAGTTCGGAAGGATGGTTCGGTGAAAAAGGTGACACAAAAACCCATACCAGTAAGAAAGGCTACCCCTGCAAAAACGGTGAAATCTCCTGCAAAATCTCCTAAACTATCTACTTCGGCAGTGAAAAGAGGTGCTAATGATGCCGATGGATCACACTCGAAGTCAAAGGTATCGACATCTAAGAAACAGAAGGTTGAGAAGGAAAGCACGAAGAATGTTAAAGAGAAAGATACAAGAAAGAAACATCCAAGCAAGTCCCGGGCCAAGGTCTCCACTAAGGATCAAG GGAAAGGCAAAACTAGTAAGAAGGCAAAGGCAGAACCCAGTAGAGAGGAGATGCATGCTGTAGTTGTTGAAATTGTGAAGAAAGTGGACTTCAATACT GCAACTTTATCGGATATTCTCAGGCAACTTG GGGCCCATTTTAGCGTTGATTTAATGCATAGAAAAGCAGAGGTAAAGGATATAATTACAGACGTGATAAACAACATGagtgatgaggaagatgaagggGAGGAGGAGGCTGAGGAGAATGCTGAGGAGGCTGGTGATGACACAGACAAGGATGATGATTGA